The Thermocrinis ruber genome has a window encoding:
- the murG gene encoding undecaprenyldiphospho-muramoylpentapeptide beta-N-acetylglucosaminyltransferase, which yields MLYVAGGGTGGHFFPALALIECLLEREIPCKFVGAERGIERKLSHLLPVEGKFLKVYPFFGRSPVEKLRSLYSIFSSSLFLLPKLERKDVSIIFGGYASLPLGLASVLRGTPLFLHEQNSIPSTTNQLLSRFAKRVFVSFEYSKKFFPKEKVVKTGLPVRRALIDGLKLSKEQARALLNLSDKPTLLVMGGSQGAVFLNNLAFEIFKKTDFQGVHITGEKDYERFKDAYKNMPVLVLPFTENMGLIYRACDLALSRAGASTITELSLYGVPALFVPFPHAIRDHQYYNAKEIEGLGGGLVIRQEEAELNTVLKLLEKILSNREEFSKAITRFADQNPCEKILNSLQEFLPRY from the coding sequence ATGCTTTACGTTGCAGGCGGTGGCACAGGAGGACACTTTTTTCCAGCGTTGGCCCTAATAGAGTGCCTTTTGGAGAGGGAAATTCCCTGTAAGTTCGTAGGTGCGGAGAGAGGTATAGAAAGAAAACTTAGCCATTTACTGCCGGTGGAGGGAAAATTTTTAAAAGTCTATCCCTTTTTTGGAAGGTCCCCCGTAGAAAAGTTAAGGTCCCTTTATAGTATCTTTTCTTCCTCTTTGTTTCTTCTGCCAAAGCTTGAAAGGAAGGATGTTAGCATTATCTTTGGTGGCTATGCGAGCCTTCCCCTTGGTCTTGCCTCTGTGCTAAGAGGAACTCCCCTCTTTCTTCACGAGCAGAACTCTATCCCAAGTACTACCAACCAACTTCTCAGCAGGTTTGCCAAAAGGGTGTTTGTATCCTTTGAATACTCCAAAAAGTTTTTTCCAAAGGAAAAGGTCGTAAAAACGGGCTTGCCAGTAAGAAGGGCTCTAATAGATGGGCTAAAGCTCTCCAAAGAACAGGCAAGGGCGTTGTTAAACCTTTCTGACAAGCCAACCCTCTTGGTGATGGGTGGCAGTCAGGGCGCTGTCTTTCTAAACAACTTAGCCTTTGAGATATTTAAAAAAACGGATTTCCAAGGTGTGCATATAACGGGAGAGAAGGATTACGAAAGGTTCAAAGATGCCTACAAAAACATGCCCGTCTTAGTCCTGCCCTTTACCGAAAACATGGGCCTAATCTACAGGGCTTGCGATTTAGCCCTAAGTAGGGCTGGTGCAAGCACCATAACTGAGCTCTCCCTCTACGGAGTTCCTGCCCTGTTTGTTCCCTTTCCTCATGCAATCAGAGACCATCAGTATTACAACGCCAAGGAGATAGAAGGGCTTGGAGGTGGATTGGTTATAAGGCAAGAGGAAGCTGAGCTTAACACTGTTCTAAAGCTTTTGGAAAAGATCCTTTCCAACAGGGAGGAATTTTCAAAGGCTATAACTCGTTTTGCAGACCAGAATCCTTGTGAAAAAATCCTCAACAGCCTTCAGGAGTTCCTCCCAAGATACTGA
- a CDS encoding YdcF family protein: MFFLKKLITHFILPPGLLVIAFAFLGILTKRKLAKLIAFSFALFVYLLSIEPIKDVLYKPLEEAYPVPSKPEGDAIVILGGGAYNTGILKEDSTKRLLTGFVLHKQTDLPIILSGGTSIGVLPEAEVMKELLLTLGVDKSKIHTDVNSRDTAENAQEVKKLCERLRCKKIILVTSAYHMKRAVLSFQKAGLDVVPYPTDFKRDMRYNLYSLLPKMSVFADSYKALREYLGLVWYSL; encoded by the coding sequence ATGTTCTTCCTGAAAAAACTGATCACCCACTTTATCCTTCCACCCGGGCTTTTGGTAATAGCTTTTGCATTTCTTGGGATTTTGACCAAGAGAAAGCTCGCAAAACTTATTGCCTTTTCCTTTGCCCTTTTCGTCTATCTGCTTTCAATAGAGCCCATAAAGGATGTGCTTTATAAACCTTTGGAAGAAGCCTACCCTGTGCCCTCCAAACCGGAGGGAGATGCCATAGTGATCTTAGGTGGTGGTGCCTACAACACGGGCATCCTCAAAGAGGACTCCACAAAGAGACTGCTTACGGGCTTTGTGCTTCACAAACAGACAGACCTTCCCATCATACTCTCGGGAGGTACCTCTATTGGTGTCTTGCCCGAGGCAGAAGTCATGAAGGAACTTCTCTTAACCTTAGGTGTGGATAAAAGTAAAATCCACACAGACGTGAATAGCAGAGACACAGCAGAAAACGCCCAAGAGGTAAAAAAGCTCTGCGAAAGACTGAGATGTAAAAAAATTATATTGGTGACTTCAGCTTACCATATGAAAAGGGCGGTGCTTTCCTTTCAAAAGGCGGGCTTGGATGTAGTTCCATACCCTACCGATTTTAAGAGGGACATGAGGTATAATCTCTACAGCCTTTTGCCAAAAATGAGCGTCTTTGCAGACAGCTACAAAGCCCTAAGGGAATACTTAGGCTTGGTGTGGTATTCTCTTTGA
- a CDS encoding ExbD/TolR family protein: MRRRRLSFDERAYIDVVPLVDTLLAVFLFLAVLAFQSPITLLAVKLPFAREGEKGQITQVLRVQVLKNGEYLYEGKRTTLEELATVFEEKKPKRLIIEADEDTAHKFVVSLMDMAKAKQVEEVLIATRRRP, encoded by the coding sequence GTGAGGAGGCGTAGGTTAAGCTTTGATGAAAGGGCATACATAGATGTGGTTCCGTTGGTGGATACCCTTTTGGCTGTCTTCCTCTTTTTGGCGGTGCTTGCCTTTCAGTCACCTATAACCCTGTTGGCAGTCAAACTTCCCTTTGCCAGAGAAGGCGAAAAAGGACAGATCACGCAAGTGCTTAGGGTTCAGGTTCTGAAAAACGGAGAATACCTTTACGAAGGTAAAAGAACTACTTTGGAAGAGTTGGCAACTGTTTTTGAAGAAAAAAAGCCAAAAAGACTGATAATAGAAGCAGACGAGGATACCGCCCACAAGTTTGTGGTCTCTTTGATGGACATGGCAAAGGCTAAGCAGGTGGAAGAAGTGCTCATTGCCACCAGAAGAAGACCCTGA
- a CDS encoding MotA/TolQ/ExbB proton channel family protein, which yields MMEGVFALLKTGGLAMYPLLFLSVVSWAVATERLINLRYSNFLSKNLKEAKSLLRNGDLEGAIKLLSLDTSLGSKALLRVLEDFKSGKVPKNGLTEALRTEIDLLVPKVEKNLALLSTIASLSPLIGLFGTITGLIKVFNAFSINHSETALNLLASGIGEALVAAATGLAVAIPALFFYWVFRIWGSSLLNRLEEELLEFVRLLP from the coding sequence ATGATGGAGGGAGTATTTGCCCTTTTGAAGACGGGCGGATTGGCTATGTATCCTTTGCTTTTCCTTTCTGTGGTTTCCTGGGCTGTAGCCACAGAAAGGTTGATAAACCTGCGCTATTCAAACTTTCTTTCAAAGAACCTAAAAGAGGCAAAAAGTTTGCTGAGGAACGGAGACCTTGAGGGTGCAATCAAACTGCTTTCCTTAGACACATCCCTGGGAAGCAAAGCCCTTTTGAGGGTTTTGGAAGACTTCAAAAGTGGAAAGGTTCCCAAGAACGGGCTAACAGAAGCCCTGAGAACAGAGATTGACCTTTTGGTGCCAAAGGTGGAAAAGAACTTAGCCCTTCTTTCAACAATTGCTAGCCTTTCTCCTTTGATCGGTCTCTTTGGAACTATTACAGGACTCATAAAGGTATTCAACGCCTTTTCCATAAACCATTCTGAAACTGCTCTGAACCTTCTTGCGTCGGGCATTGGTGAAGCTTTGGTAGCTGCAGCAACGGGTTTGGCGGTTGCCATTCCAGCCCTCTTTTTCTATTGGGTCTTTAGAATATGGGGAAGTAGCCTTCTGAACCGCTTGGAGGAGGAACTGTTGGAATTTGTGAGGTTATTACCGTGA
- a CDS encoding tetratricopeptide repeat protein, which produces MFRLITLFSLSLLLIAFSQIKKEFDLQVEIVAKEVEEKPKLSPPQNLPLKVSEPMDLSPRLLEPPKEMEFIPVARVEGNGLSCGKPKDAIAYKFGVDYYLKGDFLRAERELSSILTMPSPYRPMAEYVLGLMKLKEGQRSEALKFFENSCRVPHRYRDSACELYYALNFGLKGSVPKNENPLWSVVYEIKEKKTYREPNCQEVVFKNYCDYVLDFVKGKVREEYKDSTTLRRAILLFQTGKLDEAERVFLEYSKPTKPYRSVALYYLGLIALQKKDTNRAYQYASLLETINREYANSLYSQIAQRDVLLARITYSITKDPSFLELAGIIAYNRGDYQLALSNFLEAKSIKYAVYSAIRMGDYKTAYSLLEGKREKDREDYLWLLESAYWANLPMEEPLKAVKERYPELYKEYLGWSFFRKGDWLSALSYFEDPYYRALCYYNLKKYEDVLKVLRGIDHPRARLLKAKSALFLGKPALARSFLTQNSPEELYLLGLSYFMEGEYERSIDYFKKVPKDSPFGARALMKTGDALYNLGKVESAKEAYWEILKNFPEDPLASQATLALLGMEERELPPGDREKLIKSYLQKEPNSPYAPELKYQLADLLIKRGEKKEAEKILVELFEGNSPLKYKALLKLASIEEDKRNKAVLLYKVYKEGNSEESAIARRELVKLYEEVGDQQSMAELLEGGDLSDKERAMQIYADIKRWDKAQAIANQLISLGYKSPSFDNTLWKIYENTKERNILTALTKSQDINLSAKAKLEMAKLLKAEGKPMEALEYLVDISLNNKGAQVYNSAILEGVQIFLELRLRRDASCFLERVDANTLSREERVKIERLKKELPKCEVR; this is translated from the coding sequence ATGTTCAGGCTCATCACGCTCTTTAGTCTATCTTTGTTGCTAATAGCTTTCTCGCAGATAAAGAAGGAGTTTGACCTTCAGGTGGAGATAGTAGCCAAAGAGGTGGAGGAAAAGCCCAAACTGAGCCCCCCTCAGAACCTTCCACTGAAGGTGTCCGAGCCCATGGATTTGTCCCCAAGGCTTTTAGAACCTCCAAAGGAGATGGAGTTTATACCCGTTGCTAGAGTGGAAGGAAATGGCTTGAGCTGTGGGAAACCCAAGGATGCCATCGCATACAAATTTGGGGTTGATTACTACCTTAAGGGTGATTTTCTTAGAGCAGAAAGGGAACTCAGCTCAATTTTAACAATGCCCTCCCCCTATAGACCTATGGCGGAGTATGTGCTCGGTCTTATGAAACTTAAAGAGGGGCAAAGGTCAGAAGCCCTCAAATTCTTTGAAAATTCCTGTAGGGTTCCCCACAGATACAGAGATTCCGCCTGCGAGCTCTATTACGCCCTGAACTTTGGGCTAAAGGGCAGTGTTCCTAAAAACGAAAACCCCCTGTGGAGTGTCGTTTACGAGATTAAGGAGAAAAAAACCTACAGGGAGCCCAACTGTCAGGAGGTTGTGTTTAAAAACTATTGCGATTATGTTTTGGACTTCGTTAAAGGGAAGGTTAGAGAAGAATACAAAGACAGCACCACCCTGAGAAGGGCTATCCTTCTTTTTCAGACAGGAAAGCTGGATGAGGCAGAAAGAGTATTCCTTGAATACTCAAAACCCACAAAACCCTACAGAAGTGTCGCCCTGTACTACCTTGGGCTTATAGCCCTGCAGAAGAAGGATACCAACAGGGCTTATCAGTATGCCAGTCTCCTTGAGACTATAAACAGAGAATACGCCAATTCCCTTTACTCCCAAATAGCCCAAAGGGATGTGCTTTTGGCAAGGATCACATACAGCATAACCAAGGACCCCAGCTTTTTGGAGCTTGCGGGAATTATAGCATACAACAGAGGGGACTATCAGCTTGCCCTTTCCAACTTTCTTGAAGCTAAAAGCATAAAATACGCAGTCTATTCTGCCATTAGAATGGGCGACTACAAAACCGCCTATAGCCTTTTGGAGGGCAAAAGGGAAAAGGATAGAGAAGATTACCTCTGGCTTTTGGAAAGTGCTTATTGGGCTAACTTGCCCATGGAGGAACCACTGAAGGCTGTAAAGGAACGCTATCCTGAGCTCTATAAGGAATACTTGGGTTGGAGCTTTTTTAGAAAAGGAGATTGGCTCTCCGCCTTAAGCTACTTTGAAGACCCCTACTACAGGGCATTGTGCTACTACAACCTTAAAAAGTACGAGGATGTTTTAAAAGTTCTTAGAGGTATAGACCATCCAAGGGCAAGGCTTTTAAAGGCAAAGTCTGCCCTCTTTTTGGGCAAACCCGCCTTGGCAAGGAGCTTCCTTACACAAAATTCTCCCGAAGAACTATACCTTTTGGGGCTGAGCTATTTTATGGAAGGTGAGTATGAGAGGTCTATAGATTACTTTAAAAAAGTTCCGAAGGATAGTCCCTTTGGCGCACGGGCACTCATGAAAACTGGAGATGCCCTGTATAACCTGGGGAAGGTGGAGTCTGCAAAGGAAGCTTATTGGGAGATATTAAAGAACTTTCCAGAGGACCCGTTGGCGAGCCAAGCTACTTTGGCCCTTTTAGGAATGGAAGAAAGAGAATTGCCCCCAGGCGATAGAGAAAAGCTCATAAAGAGCTATCTTCAAAAGGAACCTAACTCTCCCTATGCCCCAGAGCTTAAGTATCAGTTGGCAGACCTGCTCATAAAGAGAGGAGAAAAGAAAGAAGCTGAAAAAATCCTGGTAGAGCTTTTTGAAGGAAACTCGCCCTTAAAATACAAAGCGTTGCTAAAATTGGCATCTATTGAAGAGGATAAAAGAAACAAAGCGGTGCTCCTTTATAAGGTGTATAAGGAAGGAAACAGCGAAGAGTCTGCCATTGCAAGGAGGGAGCTTGTAAAGCTATATGAAGAGGTTGGAGATCAACAAAGCATGGCAGAGCTCTTGGAAGGCGGAGACCTGTCAGATAAAGAAAGGGCAATGCAGATTTATGCAGACATTAAAAGGTGGGACAAAGCCCAGGCCATTGCCAACCAATTGATCAGCCTTGGCTACAAAAGTCCCTCCTTTGATAACACCTTATGGAAAATATACGAAAATACCAAGGAGAGAAACATCTTGACTGCCCTCACAAAAAGCCAAGATATTAACCTCTCCGCCAAAGCCAAGTTGGAGATGGCAAAACTCTTAAAGGCGGAAGGAAAGCCAATGGAAGCCCTTGAGTACCTTGTGGATATATCCCTAAACAACAAAGGTGCCCAGGTATACAACTCAGCCATATTGGAGGGTGTCCAGATCTTTTTGGAGCTACGTTTGAGAAGGGATGCCAGCTGTTTTCTTGAAAGGGTTGATGCCAACACCCTTTCTCGGGAAGAAAGGGTTAAAATTGAGAGGTTGAAAAAGGAACTTCCAAAATGTGAGGTGCGATGA
- the pspA gene encoding phosphoserine phosphatase PspA: MVKLFIIRHAESEWNPIGRYQGLLDPGLSGRGLKQAELLGRALEKEKIDVIYSSPLKRTYQTAQEIAKRHGLEIIEDKRIIEIDHGVWSGMLVEEVKERFPEDFRMWLEEPHRVKFEGGESLQDVFKRVKDFLEFIREKHWGQTVAIVSHTVPIRAMLCALLNIDLSKFWVFGCDNASYSLVHMEEKRNVIVKLNITCHLGEWYVQAHHAL; this comes from the coding sequence GTGGTAAAGCTCTTTATAATTCGGCACGCAGAGAGCGAGTGGAACCCAATAGGTAGGTATCAGGGACTTTTGGACCCTGGGCTTTCTGGGCGCGGGCTAAAACAGGCAGAGCTCTTGGGTAGGGCTCTGGAGAAGGAAAAGATAGATGTTATATACTCTTCCCCCCTGAAGAGAACCTATCAAACTGCCCAAGAGATCGCCAAAAGGCATGGGTTAGAGATTATAGAGGACAAAAGGATCATAGAGATAGACCATGGGGTTTGGTCTGGCATGCTTGTGGAGGAGGTAAAGGAAAGATTTCCGGAGGATTTCAGAATGTGGCTTGAGGAACCGCACCGGGTAAAGTTTGAAGGGGGCGAATCTTTGCAAGATGTTTTCAAGAGGGTAAAGGACTTTTTAGAGTTTATAAGAGAAAAACACTGGGGACAAACGGTGGCTATAGTTTCCCACACGGTTCCCATAAGGGCTATGCTCTGTGCCCTCTTGAACATAGACCTTTCAAAGTTTTGGGTTTTTGGCTGTGATAACGCCAGCTATAGCTTGGTGCATATGGAAGAAAAAAGAAACGTTATAGTAAAGTTAAACATAACTTGCCACTTAGGAGAATGGTATGTTCAGGCTCATCACGCTCTTTAG
- a CDS encoding pyridoxal-phosphate-dependent aminotransferase family protein encodes MKERLFTPGPVEIPERVRKVLGEQIIHHRTEEFKRSFLEVRELFKRLLEEDSENFVFFASSGTGAMESAILNFFGQGEKVLVINGGKFGERWLHLAKHWGLEPIEYKVEWGKSADPEEVKKLLDKHADCRGVLLQISETSTGAYHPTKEIGELCRDREVLLVADAITALGVYRIVPSQWGIDVLVGGSQKALLLPPGLSVLWFSQRAERRLKDRAFYFSVKKELKKQMEGQTAWTPAISLILALKESLSMLLEEGMERVENRHRLISKATLRAVEVLGLKPFAEKPSISVSSVFSPMAEDIRRLLLKYGVRVAGGQDGLKGKIFRISHMGVDPKDGLMLVGMLEVVLKRLGLFDGLGEGVKAYSEVLTEGGLW; translated from the coding sequence ATGAAAGAAAGGCTTTTTACACCCGGTCCTGTGGAAATTCCCGAAAGGGTAAGGAAGGTTTTAGGGGAGCAGATCATCCATCACAGAACGGAGGAGTTCAAAAGGAGCTTTCTGGAGGTCAGAGAACTCTTTAAGAGGCTGTTGGAGGAGGACTCTGAAAACTTTGTGTTCTTTGCCAGCTCGGGCACCGGTGCCATGGAGTCTGCCATTCTGAACTTCTTCGGGCAGGGGGAAAAGGTTCTGGTTATAAACGGTGGAAAGTTTGGGGAAAGATGGCTACATCTGGCAAAACACTGGGGCTTAGAGCCCATAGAGTATAAAGTTGAGTGGGGTAAATCCGCCGACCCGGAGGAAGTAAAAAAGCTTTTGGACAAGCATGCAGATTGTAGGGGTGTCCTTTTGCAAATTTCAGAGACCTCCACTGGTGCCTACCATCCCACAAAGGAGATCGGGGAGCTGTGTAGGGATCGGGAGGTATTATTGGTAGCAGACGCCATAACCGCCTTGGGTGTGTATAGGATCGTGCCCTCCCAATGGGGCATTGATGTTTTAGTTGGTGGCTCCCAAAAAGCCCTTCTTTTGCCTCCGGGACTTTCGGTGCTTTGGTTTTCTCAAAGGGCAGAAAGAAGGCTAAAGGACCGTGCCTTTTACTTTAGCGTAAAGAAGGAGCTAAAAAAACAGATGGAGGGACAGACTGCCTGGACGCCCGCCATAAGCCTGATCTTAGCCCTAAAGGAAAGCCTCAGCATGCTCCTGGAGGAGGGTATGGAAAGGGTGGAAAACAGGCACAGGCTGATCTCAAAGGCTACGCTTAGGGCGGTGGAGGTGCTTGGACTAAAGCCCTTTGCAGAAAAGCCCTCCATTTCAGTTTCTTCAGTCTTTTCCCCAATGGCAGAGGACATAAGAAGGCTCCTTTTGAAGTATGGAGTGAGGGTTGCTGGCGGGCAGGATGGGCTAAAGGGTAAAATATTCAGGATATCCCATATGGGCGTAGACCCAAAGGATGGGCTCATGCTGGTGGGTATGTTGGAGGTGGTGTTAAAGAGGCTTGGCTTGTTTGATGGTCTGGGTGAGGGTGTGAAGGCTTACTCTGAGGTGCTAACAGAGGGCGGGTTGTGGTAA
- a CDS encoding inositol-3-phosphate synthase — translation MGKKIKVAIVGVGNCASALIQGIYYYQRNQGQGVSGLMFEDVGGYKPWDIEVVAAWDIDARKVGKDVSEAIFSPPNCTTIFEPNVPKTGVKVRMGKVLDGFAEHMKNYPPDRTFVLADEKEDELEDVVKVLKDTGAEILINYLPVGSEEAARFYATACLKAGVSFINGMPTFIVSDPEWAKKFESEGIPVVGDDIKSQVGATIVHRTLVQLFLDRGVKIDRTYQLNFGGNTDFLNMLERSRLKTKKVSKTQAVESLLPYDIGDQNIHIGPSDWVPWLKDRKIAYIRLEGRIFGDVPISLELKLDVEDSPNSAGSMIDAIRCCKLARDRGIGGPLYSISAYTMKHPPIQYPDWQAKRMVEEFIRGERER, via the coding sequence ATGGGTAAAAAAATCAAAGTGGCAATAGTGGGTGTGGGCAACTGCGCAAGTGCTTTGATTCAGGGTATCTATTACTACCAAAGAAATCAAGGTCAAGGAGTAAGCGGTTTAATGTTTGAGGACGTAGGAGGGTACAAACCTTGGGATATTGAAGTGGTGGCTGCGTGGGACATAGACGCAAGAAAGGTAGGAAAGGACGTCTCAGAGGCGATCTTTTCTCCACCCAACTGCACCACAATTTTTGAACCAAACGTGCCAAAGACTGGTGTAAAGGTGCGTATGGGAAAGGTCTTGGATGGCTTTGCGGAGCATATGAAGAATTACCCACCCGACAGGACCTTTGTGCTTGCAGATGAAAAAGAAGACGAACTGGAGGATGTGGTTAAAGTGCTAAAGGATACCGGTGCAGAGATACTCATAAATTATTTGCCCGTAGGCTCAGAGGAGGCTGCGAGGTTTTATGCTACTGCGTGCCTGAAGGCGGGTGTCTCTTTTATAAACGGTATGCCTACCTTTATAGTCTCTGACCCAGAGTGGGCAAAGAAGTTTGAAAGTGAAGGCATACCAGTGGTGGGAGATGATATAAAGTCCCAGGTGGGTGCAACCATAGTACACAGAACCCTGGTGCAGTTATTTTTGGACAGGGGCGTAAAGATAGATCGCACATACCAGCTAAACTTTGGCGGAAACACAGACTTTTTGAACATGTTAGAAAGAAGCAGGCTAAAAACCAAGAAGGTTTCAAAAACCCAAGCGGTAGAGTCTCTGCTTCCTTACGATATAGGAGACCAAAACATACACATAGGACCTTCCGACTGGGTACCCTGGTTAAAGGATAGAAAGATCGCTTACATAAGGTTGGAGGGAAGGATATTTGGTGATGTGCCCATATCCTTGGAGCTGAAGCTTGATGTGGAGGACTCGCCAAACAGTGCGGGCTCTATGATAGATGCCATAAGGTGCTGTAAGTTGGCAAGGGATAGGGGCATAGGCGGTCCTTTGTATTCCATAAGTGCCTACACCATGAAGCATCCACCCATCCAATATCCTGACTGGCAGGCAAAGAGGATGGTAGAGGAGTTCATAAGAGGAGAAAGGGAAAGATGA
- a CDS encoding phosphate-starvation-inducible PsiE family protein → MFQETISKLYKQFVRLAFNITIITLIIGLFVGIFRTVSELGLTITEATVRLGFKELVTNVLSLIIVLELIRAFIEFFEHERVRVAILLEVLIAFLIREFMLHLFEGKLSGMDVFFWSLGIVALVGARAIGLFYSVPKG, encoded by the coding sequence ATGTTCCAAGAGACCATATCTAAACTATACAAGCAGTTTGTTAGACTGGCTTTTAATATAACCATAATAACCCTCATAATCGGGCTCTTTGTAGGTATATTCAGGACTGTCTCAGAGCTTGGTCTTACCATCACAGAAGCTACGGTCAGATTGGGTTTTAAAGAGTTGGTTACCAACGTACTCTCTTTGATTATAGTGCTTGAGCTTATAAGGGCTTTTATAGAATTTTTTGAACACGAAAGGGTTAGGGTGGCTATACTATTAGAAGTCCTAATAGCCTTTCTTATAAGGGAGTTTATGCTGCATCTCTTTGAAGGAAAGCTTTCTGGGATGGATGTATTCTTTTGGTCCTTGGGAATTGTGGCTCTTGTAGGTGCGAGGGCGATAGGCTTATTTTATAGTGTACCAAAGGGTTAG
- a CDS encoding AAA family ATPase gives MLVRLSIDKFLLIEGQELFFDRGLNVITGETGTGKSMTFSALSFLIGEQGDYEEGTAVEAEIVLEDEEFILRREINRGRSRFYLNGLSSTQKVVKEILSRALLFQKQDDRLRILRRDFQRDVFDKSMGAIELRREFEKIYQQLKEVEKELEQLAHLEREKDLRLRILKEELRDIEKVGWSEEEYKRALEVLKKYAEGERINRLSLEGIALLDEALIPSLKNLAKLLEGLGLSQERESLTQIQEEFLELRKRLSNLYESWDLEEIDRLNQKVFAVQSLERRYKKSYKEVLEFAKELKEEIKRLESIELNLEELQSKREGLRAKLREVGQRLSAKRREEKSVFVSMVMDSLKELGLEKGVFDVLFEEREGPFGFEDVKFLFSSSGGTPKDLAEVASGGEVSRLALSLFLLSPVAQTYLLDEIDVGISGETSLKMAKFLKRLSSKMQIVAITHSPALASAGDKHFKTYREGNQVLIKELEGEERLQEVARLMGIINDQTLKGAVELMKEVCGV, from the coding sequence ATGCTGGTTAGGCTGAGCATAGATAAGTTCCTTCTCATAGAAGGGCAGGAGCTCTTCTTTGACAGAGGTCTCAATGTGATCACAGGAGAGACGGGAACAGGAAAGTCCATGACCTTTTCTGCCCTTTCGTTTTTGATAGGGGAGCAGGGGGATTACGAGGAAGGCACTGCCGTGGAGGCGGAGATAGTCTTAGAGGATGAAGAGTTCATCCTAAGAAGGGAGATAAACAGAGGAAGGAGTAGGTTTTACCTCAATGGGCTCAGTAGTACCCAAAAGGTGGTCAAGGAAATCCTCTCAAGGGCTTTACTTTTTCAAAAGCAGGATGACAGGCTAAGAATTTTAAGAAGGGACTTTCAGAGGGATGTCTTCGATAAAAGCATGGGAGCCATTGAACTGAGAAGGGAGTTTGAAAAGATCTATCAGCAATTAAAGGAGGTGGAAAAGGAGTTGGAGCAACTTGCCCACCTGGAGAGGGAAAAGGACCTCCGGCTTAGAATACTCAAGGAGGAACTAAGGGATATTGAAAAGGTGGGATGGTCGGAGGAGGAGTACAAGAGGGCTTTAGAGGTTCTAAAAAAGTACGCAGAAGGGGAGAGGATCAACAGGCTATCCCTTGAGGGGATTGCACTGTTGGACGAAGCGTTAATACCCAGTCTGAAGAACTTGGCAAAGCTCTTGGAGGGCTTGGGGTTGAGCCAAGAAAGAGAAAGCCTCACGCAAATTCAGGAGGAATTTCTTGAACTCAGAAAAAGGCTCTCCAACCTTTATGAAAGCTGGGACCTTGAGGAGATAGACCGACTCAACCAGAAGGTCTTTGCGGTGCAGAGCTTAGAAAGAAGATACAAAAAGAGCTACAAAGAAGTTTTAGAGTTTGCCAAAGAGCTCAAAGAGGAGATAAAAAGGTTAGAAAGTATAGAACTGAACCTTGAGGAGCTTCAAAGCAAGAGGGAAGGGCTAAGGGCTAAGCTCAGAGAGGTGGGGCAAAGGCTCAGTGCCAAGAGAAGGGAAGAAAAGTCTGTTTTTGTAAGCATGGTAATGGATAGCTTGAAGGAGCTTGGTTTGGAAAAGGGCGTCTTTGATGTGCTCTTTGAAGAGAGGGAGGGACCCTTTGGCTTTGAGGATGTAAAGTTTTTGTTTTCTTCCTCCGGGGGAACACCCAAGGATTTGGCAGAGGTTGCCTCCGGCGGGGAAGTCTCCCGTTTAGCCCTGAGCTTGTTTTTGCTATCTCCTGTAGCCCAGACTTACCTTTTGGATGAGATAGATGTGGGCATAAGCGGAGAGACTTCCCTCAAAATGGCAAAGTTTTTGAAAAGACTATCCTCAAAGATGCAGATTGTAGCCATAACCCACTCGCCCGCCCTCGCTTCCGCAGGAGACAAACACTTTAAAACTTATCGGGAGGGCAACCAAGTCTTAATAAAAGAGCTTGAAGGGGAAGAGCGCCTGCAAGAGGTGGCAAGGCTCATGGGTATAATAAACGACCAAACCCTTAAAGGTGCGGTGGAGCTTATGAAGGAGGTGTGTGGTGTTTGA